The genome window AAATCGATTCCCGCGGGAAATTCCGTATCGGCAGGATTTCATCTTTCTCCGTTCGTTTCGCCGGACAATCCGGTATATCCGATCCGGGAAAACAGGGAATGGAAAGAATGGATCGTGTTCGATCATCGATACAATTCTGCGTATCTTTCTTCGGAACTGATTTTGCAAAGAATTCAGAGAGACGTTCGCAACGGAAAGATCGAACCCGTTTTAACCACGAAAAATTTCGGTTTGTATAGGCGAAGTGCAAGTCCGAAACGTTAAAAGCGATTCTTACTTACAATATTCCTTCAAACGTTTGCCGGAATCTTGGTATCCGAGATCCAAAGACTTTCGAAAGTCCTTACAAGCAAGCGGTGTCTTTTTTAAAAAAACATACGCAAGACCGCGGTTGTGATACGCGACTTCGTCGTTCGGATTGAACGACAAGGTCTTCGAATAACTCGCTACTGCTTCCGCATATTTCCCGAGCGCGTATTGCGCGTAACCGAGCTCAAAAAGCGCGTATGCGTTCTTCTTATCCAAGTTCACGGCTTTCTGCGCCGACTCCAAACCCGCCGTATAATCCTCGTCCTTGTTTTCGCAGCGCGCCTTATGTCCGTAGAGTTCCGAGTTTTTATTTTCACCGAGATCGATCGCCTTTTGAAAATCTTCGATCGCCTGCATACAATCGTCGATCATCTCGTTTCCGTATCCTTTGTAAAGATAGGCTGACGTTTTGTTCGGATCCAACTCGACCGCCTTATCGAAATCCTTAACCGCATCTTCGTATTGTTTCATGGTATAACGCGCAAGACCGCGGTTGTAATAACCGGAAGCGTCCCCCGGAACCAATTCCAGATATTTGGAATATTCTTCGACGGCCTTTTGATATTCTCCCCGTTCGTTGGCTTGATACGCACGATTAAAAACCTCGCTCGGATCTTCTCCGGAGGTTGTGCCGGTGGAGGAAGGCACGTTCGTATCGGAAGAATCGGCGGAACCGGAAGAAGCCATGCTCGTTTTGATTTCCTGAACGGCGGTGAGGATTCCTCCGAGAGCGTTTTCGATCCAAGAAGGTTGAGCGACGGCGGCGGGATCGTTCGGATTCGGTTCTTTTGAACCGGGAAATACGATGCTAAGAAGAAGAATGATAATTCCGAGGATTAAAAACCAACCGAGTATTCTATTTGCCATCAGGTAATAGAAATCAAATTCCTCGAGAATTCAACTTTTTATTGAACAAAAAATTTCCGAAACCCGCTCGGATTTTCCGTTTTTTTTCGAAATAGAAAAGCCGGATTGATCGAAAACCTAAATTTATTTTTTGGGAAGAATCACATGAAAGATAGTTCTACCCGGTTCCGATTCGAGCTCGATTCTTCCTTCGTGTTTTTTTACGATCCTTCTGGAAATATCCAAACCTAAGCCGCTTCCTTCTCCCGGTCCTTTGGTCGTAAAAAACGGATCGAATATCTTTTCTCGCACGTCGGACGGAATCCCGGGTCCATTGTCTTGAATGGAAACCTTGACTTCGTCCTTTCGATCTCCGATGGAAATTTTGATCTTTCCTTTAAACCGCATCGCCTGCAACGCGTTGTAGATGAGATTGGTCCAAACCTGCACAAGATCGTCCGGATAGGCTTCGATCGTAGGTCGGGTCGGAAAGTCCAATTCCACATCCACACCGCTTTTGATTTTATTATGATAGATCGTTAGAACGGTTTCGATGTTCTCCGCAAGATCGGTGAGAACCTTTCCTCTGCTTTCCTCCGTATCGATATGCGCGTAGTTTTTAAGAGCATATACGATTTTGGAAGTACGGTCCACCGCCAATCGGATCGATAGGATATTTCGATACGTATGAATTTCTTCCAATGCGAATTTGATCAACGGATAACGCGCCGGATCGGAAAACAATGGGGAGAATTCTTCCAATGCAAGGGGAAGTCCGTTGTCCAAAAGGCGATCCGCAATATCGTGCGGATTCTCGAATCCCAATTCGATCAACTTCGATTTGATCGAAGCCATCGCGGCCTTTTTGTTTTCTCGGGATAACATCGCTTCCTTACTTTCGATCCCTCTGCGGATCAATTCCGAAAGATCGTGAATGAATTCCGAACTCGCCTTCCCGAACTCGGGACTCAACGTTTCCATTCGATCCGCGGAAGAATTCAAATACGCGCGGAGTTCGCCGCTGAGGGCCGCGATTGCGCCTAACGGGTTGTTGATCTCGTGTGCGATCCCCGCGACGAGTTGTCCGAGCGCGGCCATTTTTTCGGAAAGAATCAGTTGTTCCTGAGTTTTCTGAAGATTCTCCAAAGCCTTTGCCAATTCGGAAGTTCGCACCTTGACAGCCTTTTCCAATTCTTCCTTGGCTTCCTTTCTTTCCGCATTCAATAAAAGCTGAGTGACTTGTTCGGCGACCGTGACGACGAATTGTTTTTCATATCCTTTCCAACGTCTCTGTTCTCCGCGGTGTTCGAGACAAACTACCCCTTTGATTTTCCCCCGAAGAAAAAAAGGCGCGTCGAGAAGAGAACTGATCCCGTTCGGTTTGCTATACGTTTCCGCAAGTTCGGCAGTTCGCGGATCGTGAATCACATCGGACGCGTCCACGAAACGATCGCTTCGAATCGCCTCGAAATAAGTCGGATAATCGGACATGTCCAATTCGACCCGAGACATATAAGTCTGATCTTTCCGATCCCAACCCGCAAACATCGTCCATAGGTTCGGGTTTTCTTTCGGAAAGATCCAGATTCCGACCCGGTCGCAATCCGCCACTTCCGATACCATAAGAACGATTTTTTTCATTCCCGCTTCGAGATCTCCGGACGCGAATTCCGAATCGGTCGCTATCTCCATGAGCGCCTGCGCGTGTAAGGCGATTCTTCTTGTTTGTTCCTCGCGTTCCCTTGTGGCGATCTTTTGTTGAGTTATATCTCTTGTGATCGCGATGGCGATCGGTTCCTCACCGATCTTAATTCGTCTTGCGGAAAACAGAGTATCGACGACCTCTCCGCTTTTCTTTTTGAATTGAACTTCGTAATCTCGGATGATTCCTTCGTCTCTGAGAATCGAGACGACCTTATCCCTTTCCCGAGGATCGTTCCAGATGCCTATGTCGATCGGAATGTTATCGATCACTTCCTCTTTGGTATATTCGAGCATCTCGGAGAAGCGTTCGTTGACTTGAACGTAACTTCCATCGGAAAGATTGTTGATCGTAATCGTATCGGGATTCATCTCGAAGATCATTTCGAACAGATCCTTGCTTTCCTGCATCTTTGCGAAATATTCATTCCGTTCGAGCTCCATCGCTTTTTTATCCGTTACGTCGATGAGGAGCGCGAGCAGCATCGGTTTTCCGTCCAACTGGAAAACTCTGTTTCCCGATAATACGTGTTTCACGGTCCCGTCCGAGGTTTGAATCGTGGCCTCGAGGCTCGCGGTCCAACCTTTTTCCTCCAATTCCTTTTTGAGTTTTGCCCGATCGATCGGAGTTCTCCAGATTCCGAGTTCCATCGAAGACTTTCCGATGATCTGTTCTCTCGTATAACCGATCAGATCGCAATAAGACTGATTGATCTGTCGATAAATTCCGGTTTCCAATTCGGAAAGGGAGACCGCTGCGGGCGTGAGTTGAAAGAGTTTTTCAAAAAGGTCTTTGCTCAGACGAAGTTCTTCGTCCAATCTTCTTCGGTCTTCCTCCGACTTTTTCTTTTCGGAGATGTCGGTCGCAAGAGAGATAACCTGTTTTCGTCCGTTGATTTCTATGATTCTCGCCGAATAAAGAATCGGAACGATTTCCCCGTCCGAAGCTTGATAAACGGATTCGAGATTTTTCACTTCTCCCGTTTTGGAAAGAGCTTCGTAGACTTCGGCTCTGAAATTTCCGGACTTATCCCAGATATGAATTTCGGGAGTCGTCTTGCCGATCACTTCTTCCCGAGTGCGTTTTGCCATTTCGAGAAATCGTTCGTTTACGTCGACGATCGTCTTTTCCTCCCAATCGGTGACGACTAACGCGGAAGGGACGAGCTGAAACAATTTCTGAAAGAGGCTTTTGTTTTTTTCGAGTTCCTGTGCGAGATTTTCCAGATTGGAGGCCGATTCCCTGAGATCGGAAATATCGTGACCGATGGAAAGAATTTTTTTCTCCCCGAAGGATTCGATCATTCTCGCGGAAAATAAGATCGTCTTAATCGCGCCGCTGAAAGTTTTCAACTTAACTTCAAGGTTTTGTACGATTCCTTTCTCCCTCAAATTTTGAAAAATCAAAGCCCGATCGTCGAGGTTGTAGTAAAACCCGAGATCGAGAGGGGTTTTATTCAATACTTCCTCTTTTGTTTTGCCTAAGTATTCCAAAAACCTTTCGTTTACTTCTAAATACGTACCGTCCTCTTTCGACAACGTAATCGCGGACGGATTCATCCGAAAGATCTGACTGAGGATCTCTTCCTTTTCACGGACCTCGTCCAAAAGTTTTTGTTTTTCCCGTTCTTCCTTGATCCGATCCGTCATCGGAACGGTGATGCTTAAAAGAGCGGTCTTTCCTTTGTATTCGATCGGCTGCGCGGAAAAGAGCGCCCAAAATTCCTTTCCTTTCGTGGTTCGAAACGGAATCTCCACTCCGTCCACGAACCCGTCGCGTTTCATGATCGAGACGATCGTTTCTCGAACTTGCGGCGAAAACCAAACGCCGAGTTCCAAGGTGGTCTTTCCTACGAGTTGATCGTGGTCGTATTCGATCTGTTCGCCGAACTTGCGGTTTACTTCGAGAAGTTTTCCCGATCCGATTTCGGAGATCGCCATCGGAAACGGATTGAGAACGAAAATTCTCCGCAGAGCTTCCCAGCCTTCCTTAATTTCATCGTATAATTTTTCGCGGACTTCTTCGTTTCGTTTTTGTTCGGAGATGTCGCGGATGATTCCCCAAATCGCGACCGGTTTTTTGGAATCGTCCTGAAGCACGTACGTCTTGACGCAGATCGGAATCGGACTTCCGTTCTTACGAACGTATTCTTTTTCGAATTCCTGAGAATAACCGGAAGAAAGAAGATTCTCTTCGAAAATTTTTTGTTCCACCGAATTCCAATGGGAAGGAATTAAGGACCAAAAGCTCATTCTCTGCAGTTCTTCCAGAGAATAACCGGTAAGAATCTGAAAGGCCGGATTCGCTTCCAAAAAATTTCCTTCAAGATTTGCGATTGCGATTCCGTCCCGACTGGTTTCGAAAATCTGCCGGAAGAATTCGGAATTAAGCAAATTTGAATCTAAGGTTTTCATGGGTCGGGCGACGTTTCCGCTTCTATTTAAAAGACGTTTAAATATTAAAGAGAACTCGGAAAAGGAAAAACCATTTTACCTAAGATTTTCTATTTTTTCGCGCTTCGGTTTCGTTTACGGACCGGTAACGCAGCGAAGATACCAGTTCGAACTTTTTCCATTCCCGCCCATAAGCCCGCTCGTAAAGAAAATCGCAAATCCGTAGGTCAGATTGTTTCTCGCCGTGGACGAACTCCAATAGTATTGGGAAACGGTTCCCGGAAAATACGTCGAACTGATCGCAGGAGTAACACCGGAATAATCCACGATGCTCAGAAGTTCGTTGATGTTCGGCAATCTCCAACTTTTTCCCGCGAGAGAAAGAGAGGTGCAATAACTAAGCGCACCTTGCCAAGTGTTCGTTCCGCCTGAACCCGCACCGCCTTGCCAAATCAAACCGGTTCGATTGTCCGTAACGGTTCCATCACCGTTGTTCGTGTAAGAAGGCGTGGAGAGGGAAGTTCCCGAAACGCAGCGAACTCCATACGGACTGATTCCGTAATTCAACTGATCGTAAAAACCCGCGTTGATTTGAATATGCCAGCCCGTTGTGGAAGGGCTTCCCGAATACGGAGTATCGGAAATAAAATTCACGCTCGGGCTTCCCGGAAACGCGGAAGAATCCACGGCCGTATTGCTTTCGATATTCGCGAATCGTTCGAGTTCGAAGATCGAAGGCATCCTCCAAGTGGTGATTCCCGCATATCCCGCCCCCGAGTTTTGCGCGTTCAACGCAGCACAATAAGTCGGCGCGCTTGCGTACGTAGTCGCGGTCGCGGTTCCAGTCGAGCAAGTAGGCCCGCTCAATCCTTCGGCACAGGTTTTCCAAATAAGACCGCGCACCGCATCCAAGGTCGTATAATCGTTCGTATAAACCGAGTGAGCCGTGGGACCGATATAACTTCTGTTAGACGGAAGATCCAGGAAGTCACCGTCCTGACGCGGATAGGTTCCGTTACCGCAGGAGATATTGGTCGTTGTATCGTAACAGAGCGTTTGTCCCGTATCGGAAATCTTATCCGGAAAAATCGACGGTGGAATCGGAGGAAATACGCAGGAAGAATTTTGCCCGAGAGCGCAGCGAACGATCACGCTGTCCCACCAAGCCTTGGAATACGGGATTTCGGGATTGTATGGTTCCTTTCCGGGATCACAGGCGGTCAAAAACAAAAGCACGGATAAAAGAAGAACCCGGTTCATACTTCTATTTTAGCCGACCCGCCAAAAAGACGGTCAACATTTTTTTGACAAACGAAAATTTTAAACCGACATCGGTCTTTTTATAATTTCGAACTGTCGAAAAACCGCGGCAATTCGGCAAGAAAAAACTTAAACGTGTCTTTCCTTTTGCCGAAATGGGCGCGTTGTACGTTCCCGAAAATTCGATGTGTACCGATCGGAAAGACTTCTACGGATCAGCTTACGACGGAGCCGTTGTTTTCCTGAATGACGTGGCCGTCTTCCAAGATCATTCGGATCAAACGCGTCATTTCAACGGAGTATTCCACGTTGAGGTGTTTGGTCACACCTTCGCAGAATCCGTTGATGATGAGAAGTTTCGCGTCGTCTTCGGACAATCCTCTCGACTGAAGATAAAACAGTTGATCTTCGTCGATCCGCGAAACGGTAGCTTCGTAGTTGAGCGTTCCGTTTTGACCGGAAACGTCGTTGTATGGATACGCGTGCGATTGGGAACGATTGTCCATCATCAAACCGTCGCACTTAACGTGAGAGTAAGAATTTTCGGATCCTGCGGTGAACTTAACAAGTCCTCGGTAGGAGTTGATTCCTCCGTCGAGAGAAACACCTTTTGCTAATATATTGCTTCGAGTATTTTTGCCGACATGAATGATTCTCGCGCCGGTATCCTGAATCTGTCCTCCGCCCGCAAACGCAAGAGATAGAATATCCCCCGTGGAATGGTCTCCTTGCAGAACGATTCCCGGATATTTGACGGTGTTCGCTCCGATGTTCACGTCCGTCCAAGTGATATGCCCTCTTTCGTGGCATAACCCGCGTTTGACGGTCCAGTTGTACATGTTCTTCTTCCAGTTCTGGATCGTCGTATAAAAGATCTTCGCGTTTTTGTGAGCGATGAGTTCTACAACCGCCGTATGGAAGTTCGTGCCCTTGTCTTGAACGGAGGAACAACCTTCGGAGTATTCGATCTCCGCTCCTTCATCAGCAATCAATAATGTTCTTTCATACTGACCGGAAGAAGCCGCGGTGACTTTGAAGTAAGCTTGAAGAGGCATCGGAGTTTTCACTCCCTTGGGAACGAACGCGAACGAACCTCCCGAAAAAACACAACTGTTCAACGCGGAGAATTTGTTGTCTCCCACGCTGACGACCGTTCCGAGATATTTGCGTACGATGTCCGGATATTCCCGGATTGCGGTGTCGATGTCGCAGAAAAGAATCCCGAGTTCGGTTAATTCTTTTTTTACGTTCGCGTAAACGGTTTCGGAATCGTTCATAGCTTCGATTCCGGCGAGATACTTGCGTTCGTGTTCCGGGATTCCGAGTCGTTCGAAGGATTTTAAGACTTCGGGATCGACCTCGTCCCAGGATTTTTTCTTTTGTTGATTGGAGCCGATGTAGTGCGTGTAAGAATCGATGTCCACGTTGAAGTTGGGAAAAAATCCCCAAGTCGGCATGGGCTTTTGTTCGTAGATTTCAAAGGCTTTGAGACGGAATTCCGTGAGCCAGCCCGGCTCGTTCTTAATATGAGAAATGGATTCGACGACTTTGCGTGTGAGGCCTTTCGGAAAATTATCGGGGCGGTAAAAGCGATCTTCGTTGGCGGATTGTTTTTCCAGAACTTGTTCCATTTTCCGTTTCCTCCCGATATTAGACTCCCGTTGAGCCTACTTCGTCTCTCAAGTGCCAGAATCCGCAGGCGAGCGCCTGCGGACAGAAAAAAATCCGTGAACTTAGTTCACTGCGGAGAAATAGTCTTTGGATTTTTGAGGATCCGCAACCATCGTTTTCTTTCCTTCATCCCAGTTCGCAGGGCAAACTTCGCCGTGTT of Leptospira sanjuanensis contains these proteins:
- a CDS encoding tetratricopeptide repeat protein; the encoded protein is MANRILGWFLILGIIILLLSIVFPGSKEPNPNDPAAVAQPSWIENALGGILTAVQEIKTSMASSGSADSSDTNVPSSTGTTSGEDPSEVFNRAYQANERGEYQKAVEEYSKYLELVPGDASGYYNRGLARYTMKQYEDAVKDFDKAVELDPNKTSAYLYKGYGNEMIDDCMQAIEDFQKAIDLGENKNSELYGHKARCENKDEDYTAGLESAQKAVNLDKKNAYALFELGYAQYALGKYAEAVASYSKTLSFNPNDEVAYHNRGLAYVFLKKTPLACKDFRKSLDLGYQDSGKRLKEYCK
- a CDS encoding PAS domain S-box protein, with translation MKTLDSNLLNSEFFRQIFETSRDGIAIANLEGNFLEANPAFQILTGYSLEELQRMSFWSLIPSHWNSVEQKIFEENLLSSGYSQEFEKEYVRKNGSPIPICVKTYVLQDDSKKPVAIWGIIRDISEQKRNEEVREKLYDEIKEGWEALRRIFVLNPFPMAISEIGSGKLLEVNRKFGEQIEYDHDQLVGKTTLELGVWFSPQVRETIVSIMKRDGFVDGVEIPFRTTKGKEFWALFSAQPIEYKGKTALLSITVPMTDRIKEEREKQKLLDEVREKEEILSQIFRMNPSAITLSKEDGTYLEVNERFLEYLGKTKEEVLNKTPLDLGFYYNLDDRALIFQNLREKGIVQNLEVKLKTFSGAIKTILFSARMIESFGEKKILSIGHDISDLRESASNLENLAQELEKNKSLFQKLFQLVPSALVVTDWEEKTIVDVNERFLEMAKRTREEVIGKTTPEIHIWDKSGNFRAEVYEALSKTGEVKNLESVYQASDGEIVPILYSARIIEINGRKQVISLATDISEKKKSEEDRRRLDEELRLSKDLFEKLFQLTPAAVSLSELETGIYRQINQSYCDLIGYTREQIIGKSSMELGIWRTPIDRAKLKKELEEKGWTASLEATIQTSDGTVKHVLSGNRVFQLDGKPMLLALLIDVTDKKAMELERNEYFAKMQESKDLFEMIFEMNPDTITINNLSDGSYVQVNERFSEMLEYTKEEVIDNIPIDIGIWNDPRERDKVVSILRDEGIIRDYEVQFKKKSGEVVDTLFSARRIKIGEEPIAIAITRDITQQKIATREREEQTRRIALHAQALMEIATDSEFASGDLEAGMKKIVLMVSEVADCDRVGIWIFPKENPNLWTMFAGWDRKDQTYMSRVELDMSDYPTYFEAIRSDRFVDASDVIHDPRTAELAETYSKPNGISSLLDAPFFLRGKIKGVVCLEHRGEQRRWKGYEKQFVVTVAEQVTQLLLNAERKEAKEELEKAVKVRTSELAKALENLQKTQEQLILSEKMAALGQLVAGIAHEINNPLGAIAALSGELRAYLNSSADRMETLSPEFGKASSEFIHDLSELIRRGIESKEAMLSRENKKAAMASIKSKLIELGFENPHDIADRLLDNGLPLALEEFSPLFSDPARYPLIKFALEEIHTYRNILSIRLAVDRTSKIVYALKNYAHIDTEESRGKVLTDLAENIETVLTIYHNKIKSGVDVELDFPTRPTIEAYPDDLVQVWTNLIYNALQAMRFKGKIKISIGDRKDEVKVSIQDNGPGIPSDVREKIFDPFFTTKGPGEGSGLGLDISRRIVKKHEGRIELESEPGRTIFHVILPKK
- a CDS encoding Lcl C-terminal domain-containing protein — protein: MNRVLLLSVLLFLTACDPGKEPYNPEIPYSKAWWDSVIVRCALGQNSSCVFPPIPPSIFPDKISDTGQTLCYDTTTNISCGNGTYPRQDGDFLDLPSNRSYIGPTAHSVYTNDYTTLDAVRGLIWKTCAEGLSGPTCSTGTATATTYASAPTYCAALNAQNSGAGYAGITTWRMPSIFELERFANIESNTAVDSSAFPGSPSVNFISDTPYSGSPSTTGWHIQINAGFYDQLNYGISPYGVRCVSGTSLSTPSYTNNGDGTVTDNRTGLIWQGGAGSGGTNTWQGALSYCTSLSLAGKSWRLPNINELLSIVDYSGVTPAISSTYFPGTVSQYYWSSSTARNNLTYGFAIFFTSGLMGGNGKSSNWYLRCVTGP
- the sufB gene encoding Fe-S cluster assembly protein SufB, translated to MEQVLEKQSANEDRFYRPDNFPKGLTRKVVESISHIKNEPGWLTEFRLKAFEIYEQKPMPTWGFFPNFNVDIDSYTHYIGSNQQKKKSWDEVDPEVLKSFERLGIPEHERKYLAGIEAMNDSETVYANVKKELTELGILFCDIDTAIREYPDIVRKYLGTVVSVGDNKFSALNSCVFSGGSFAFVPKGVKTPMPLQAYFKVTAASSGQYERTLLIADEGAEIEYSEGCSSVQDKGTNFHTAVVELIAHKNAKIFYTTIQNWKKNMYNWTVKRGLCHERGHITWTDVNIGANTVKYPGIVLQGDHSTGDILSLAFAGGGQIQDTGARIIHVGKNTRSNILAKGVSLDGGINSYRGLVKFTAGSENSYSHVKCDGLMMDNRSQSHAYPYNDVSGQNGTLNYEATVSRIDEDQLFYLQSRGLSEDDAKLLIINGFCEGVTKHLNVEYSVEMTRLIRMILEDGHVIQENNGSVVS